A genomic stretch from Natronolimnobius sp. AArcel1 includes:
- a CDS encoding helix-turn-helix domain-containing protein — translation MATETDEHSVIAEISIEADDIEFGRVLSGDFELELERIIPMGSGGVIPLIWLNAGDPEAFETKVREYEGTKKIRQLVSVDDQFLYQVEWTPDMNGFLTALKECNVYVLEGEYEDDVWEFRLRFTSRDQLVEFTERLTANLIPVRLDRIYNPGPPVASPPMSEQQRETIERAYRRGYFEVPRKTTLEELAEEEGISDSAYSKRLRNGLASVIEGGLLSEFDSHH, via the coding sequence ATGGCCACAGAAACGGACGAGCACTCAGTTATCGCGGAAATCAGCATCGAGGCCGATGACATCGAGTTCGGACGCGTGCTGTCGGGCGACTTCGAACTCGAACTCGAACGGATCATTCCGATGGGGTCGGGTGGAGTGATCCCGTTGATCTGGCTCAACGCGGGCGACCCTGAAGCGTTCGAGACCAAAGTGCGCGAGTACGAAGGTACCAAGAAGATTCGTCAGTTGGTCTCTGTTGATGACCAGTTTCTCTACCAGGTGGAGTGGACCCCTGACATGAATGGCTTCCTCACCGCGCTCAAGGAGTGCAACGTCTACGTTCTGGAGGGGGAGTACGAGGACGACGTCTGGGAGTTCCGCCTGCGGTTCACGTCCCGGGACCAACTCGTCGAGTTCACCGAGCGCCTCACGGCGAACCTGATTCCAGTGCGGCTCGACCGAATCTACAACCCTGGCCCGCCTGTGGCATCACCCCCCATGTCAGAACAGCAGCGCGAAACAATTGAACGAGCGTACCGACGCGGGTACTTCGAGGTGCCGCGCAAGACCACGTTAGAAGAACTCGCTGAAGAGGAGGGAATTAGCGACTCGGCGTACTCCAAGCGTCTGCGTAACGGCCTCGCATCCGTCATCGAAGGAGGCCTGCTCTCAGAGTTCGATTCCCATCACTGA
- a CDS encoding IS5 family transposase, with translation MQTLPKSRLLRFVEEAFQLAQRAVARYSSKYSKQRYTLHQHIVLLCLKVRKDTTYRTLLDELIEMPRIRNAINLTELPAPSTLCKVFNRLDMALWRVLLNLSVSLLPTDGVAGIDASGFYRSHASKHYTKRTKLTIQQLKVTLLVDTRANAILDLHVTTTRKHDTQIAPSLINRNAAEVGVLLGDKGYDDQQIRTLARENGIRPLIKHREFSSLQQAWNARLDAELYGQRNQSETVNSRLKRKYGAFVRSRHWWKQFRELAIACLTHNLDKML, from the coding sequence ATGCAGACTCTCCCGAAGTCACGATTGCTCCGGTTTGTCGAGGAAGCATTTCAGTTAGCGCAACGTGCTGTGGCCCGATATTCATCGAAGTACTCGAAACAACGCTACACGCTTCATCAACACATCGTTCTGCTATGTCTCAAAGTTCGGAAGGACACAACCTATCGAACACTCCTCGACGAACTCATCGAAATGCCCCGCATTCGGAACGCAATCAACCTCACCGAACTTCCTGCCCCGTCAACGCTCTGTAAAGTATTCAACAGACTTGATATGGCCCTCTGGCGAGTGCTTCTCAACCTCTCTGTTTCACTGCTCCCAACTGACGGTGTTGCGGGGATCGACGCCTCGGGCTTCTACCGCAGTCACGCCTCAAAGCACTATACGAAGAGGACGAAGCTGACGATTCAGCAGCTGAAAGTCACGCTCTTAGTCGATACGAGAGCGAATGCGATCCTCGATCTCCACGTCACAACGACCCGAAAACACGATACGCAGATCGCACCATCGCTCATCAACCGTAATGCAGCTGAAGTCGGAGTTCTGCTTGGTGACAAGGGCTACGACGATCAGCAGATTAGAACACTGGCTCGAGAGAACGGGATTCGTCCGCTGATCAAACACCGTGAGTTCTCCTCACTTCAGCAAGCGTGGAACGCTCGGTTGGATGCCGAACTCTACGGCCAACGGAACCAGAGCGAAACGGTGAACTCTCGACTCAAACGAAAATACGGGGCGTTCGTTCGCTCTCGCCACTGGTGGAAGCAGTTCCGCGAACTCGCTATCGCATGCCTCACCCACAACCTCGATAAGATGCTCTAA
- a CDS encoding helix-turn-helix domain-containing protein, with amino-acid sequence MSTSDQPPSELESVRKRLNVVTQETRFALLQDILGHPYGLPTLKELNYVNPSKSQTTIRQHLDQLVDAGIVEEVTLPQDQRQNDLPYKFYGISESGRQFLEEHKLLRAQETLQEIYDRVEKRDDISRYETAPRPEH; translated from the coding sequence ATGAGTACGTCTGATCAACCACCAAGTGAACTCGAGTCGGTCCGGAAGCGGCTCAATGTCGTCACCCAGGAGACGCGGTTTGCGCTTCTTCAGGACATTCTGGGACATCCATATGGATTGCCGACGTTGAAAGAACTCAACTACGTGAATCCAAGCAAGAGCCAGACAACAATCCGCCAGCATCTGGACCAACTCGTTGATGCGGGGATTGTCGAAGAGGTCACCCTGCCACAAGACCAACGGCAAAACGACCTCCCGTACAAATTTTATGGGATTAGTGAGAGTGGTCGACAATTCCTCGAGGAACACAAACTCCTCCGTGCCCAAGAGACACTTCAGGAGATCTACGATCGGGTTGAGAAGCGCGATGATATCTCTCGGTACGAAACTGCCCCGCGACCCGAACACTGA
- a CDS encoding orc1/cdc6 family replication initiation protein, whose amino-acid sequence MSKDPDSGTPPGETGSIKDLILDQEESASLIRNRPLLEPNEIVDEGRIVGRDSQLTEITQHLRVAINGERPPNLFLYGPSGTGKSLIINAVCKNILELCETRDIRFGVIHMNCQNVGTLGSAVYELARKVATDAGVTVEVPEHGIPTKKKWRELYRLIDEHYDTVVVILDELDMLVGRRDIDEPAFSRLLYQLSRAGSTDDTRANVSVTAITNDATMMSNVGSRAVSSFTPEDVHFNDYDANQLREILYHRTDAFYEDALSEDVIPLAAAFAAQTHGDARKAIDLMRTAGSIAEREAADRVTETHVRKAQDKVEKNRVLEVTRGISTQKKLCLLATAAVAQQAGSGTAKSPNGYTVYRYLTDTLNVDQYHQETYVNKMKELTTYSLVESERKSQGPHSGSYLEFSFAESPETIMDTLREDSRFDDVHDDELQAVVQAQLRKESQ is encoded by the coding sequence ATGTCAAAAGACCCAGATTCAGGGACCCCGCCTGGTGAGACGGGTTCTATTAAGGATCTTATTCTCGATCAGGAGGAATCTGCGAGTCTTATCCGGAACCGGCCTCTCTTGGAGCCTAACGAGATTGTCGATGAAGGCCGCATTGTTGGGCGAGATTCACAGCTTACAGAGATCACTCAGCATCTTCGCGTTGCTATCAACGGTGAACGACCACCTAATCTCTTCCTCTATGGTCCATCAGGTACAGGAAAGTCGTTGATCATCAACGCAGTCTGTAAAAACATCCTTGAGCTATGCGAGACTCGAGACATTCGCTTTGGCGTTATCCACATGAACTGCCAAAATGTCGGTACACTTGGTTCTGCAGTTTATGAACTCGCGCGGAAGGTTGCTACTGATGCTGGCGTTACGGTCGAAGTTCCTGAGCATGGTATCCCAACAAAAAAGAAATGGCGTGAGCTGTATCGGTTGATCGATGAACACTACGACACTGTAGTTGTTATTCTCGATGAACTCGATATGCTGGTTGGCCGTCGAGATATCGATGAACCTGCGTTTTCGCGATTGCTGTACCAACTTTCTCGAGCTGGAAGTACTGACGATACGAGAGCAAATGTTTCAGTGACAGCGATTACAAACGATGCCACAATGATGTCCAATGTCGGGAGCCGTGCAGTGAGTTCGTTTACTCCTGAGGATGTCCATTTCAATGATTATGATGCGAACCAGCTTCGGGAAATTCTCTACCATCGGACAGATGCGTTCTATGAGGATGCACTCAGTGAAGATGTGATCCCACTTGCAGCTGCATTCGCTGCCCAAACTCACGGTGATGCCCGAAAGGCAATCGACTTGATGCGGACAGCCGGGTCCATTGCTGAACGTGAGGCTGCAGATCGGGTAACTGAAACTCACGTACGAAAAGCCCAAGATAAGGTCGAGAAGAACCGCGTACTGGAGGTCACGCGTGGAATCAGTACTCAGAAAAAACTCTGCTTACTGGCAACAGCGGCGGTAGCTCAACAAGCTGGCAGCGGGACTGCGAAAAGTCCGAATGGCTACACTGTCTATCGGTATCTCACAGACACGCTCAATGTAGATCAGTATCATCAAGAGACCTATGTCAACAAGATGAAGGAGTTGACGACGTACTCTCTCGTGGAATCCGAACGCAAAAGCCAAGGTCCACACTCAGGGAGCTATCTCGAGTTCTCGTTTGCTGAAAGTCCAGAAACAATCATGGATACGCTTCGTGAAGACTCTCGATTTGATGATGTGCATGATGACGAACTCCAAGCGGTGGTTCAAGCTCAACTCCGTAAGGAATCTCAGTAA